The nucleotide sequence TCCCCTCGTCGGGAGCGTCGTCGGCGAGCACGCGTCCCTCGATGAGGCCGTACGGGCGGTCGGCGGCGTAGTAAACCTCGTTGTCGTTGGTGAGGCCGAAGGGCTGCAGGTCAACGAGAAAGTGGTGCTTGTTCGGCAGCGCCAGGCGCACCTCGCACAGCGCCGGGACGTCGGCGAGAATCCGTTCCCCCATCGCGTACAGGCTCTGCTGCAAGGAATAGCTGTAGGTCTGCGCGAACGCCGCCAGCAGCGCTTCCGTGGCCTGGGCGTACACAGCCGCGAAGTCGGTGTCCTCCCCTGCCGTCTCCGGGCGGAATCGCCACTGCGCGCTGACCTGGGTCGCCAGCATGCGGTCCCGCGTCTCGGCCATCGTCGTGTACTCATCCCGCGGGAAGCCCCAGAATTCGGAGTTCGTCGTGTTCAGCACGGTCAGATCCTTGATGCCGGACACGATGCTGGTGCCCAACTCCCGGTCCACGATGACCGTCGTCGTGCGAACCGATCCGGCGTCGCGGGCGAACGAGTGCGGGCCGGAGAGCCGCCGCCAGCCGAACTCCTCCACGCTCATCCGGGCCCGCGTGATGGGCTCCTGCGTCTGGACGAAATGACGTCCCAGAGCCAAGGCGTAGACCTCCGGTTCGACGGCACCGAGCCGCTTGGCGAAGGCGTAGTCGGTGTTCTTCTGGGTGTCCGTGGGCAGTACGTGCGAGTTGTCACCGGTCAGATGGCTGCCGGCCAGGTCCCCGGACAGGCTGGAGGAGACGTTCCAGTCCCGGATCTCGTCCGAGCCGTCCGGCCCGGTGCCGCGGCTGACCCGCACCACCCGCACTTCGGCCTTGCCGTATCGATTGAAGCCGAGGGTCACCATGAGCGTCTCCTTCAGGTGTTCGACCGAGCGGTGTCGGCGTGCTTTAGCGCCAGGTAGAGCCGGTCCGCGGACATCGGCAGCACGGTGAGCCGGACGCCTGTGGCGTCGCGGACCGCGTTGGCCAGAGCGGGAGCCACCGGGTTGAACGGGCTTTCGCTCATCGGCTTGGCGCCCAGCGGGCCGAGTTCCTCATAGCTGGCCGCGAAAACCACGTCGGTCGGCGGGACGTCGGCCATGGCCGGAATGTGATAACTGCGCAGCGTCGAGGTGAGCACCTCGCCGGTGTCCGGATCGAGGTCGACGTGCTCGTAGCGGGCCGCCCCGAGGGCCTGGGCCACCCCGCCCCGCACTTGGCCGGCACACTGGCGTGGGTTGATCACCGTTCCCGCGTCGGCGGCCTGGATGCTGTAGAGGATCCGCAGCTCCCCGCTGGCCGGGTTGACCGCGACCCGGAATCCGTGCACGTTGAACCCCACCGAGCGAGGCGTGCCGGACGCCGACCCCTCGGCGCTCAGCAGCGGGCCGCCGTCGATGGTGGCCTCGATCAGCTCGCGTAGCCGGGTCGCGGCCTGCCAAGTCGCCGCCCCGGCGACCATCGTCCCGGTCGACCCGTAGGCGCCGGTGTCGTGTCCGATCCGGTCCGTGTCGGACTGGACGAGGGTGATCGCCGCGGACGGAACCCCCAGCGCCGTGGCCGCGATCTGGGTGTGGACGGTGGCCGTGCCGTTGCCGAACTCGGCGGTCCCGACCGTCAGTTCGAAGGTGCCGTCCGGGCGTTGGGCGATCCGGCACTGGGCGATGTGGCCGCCCGGCGGCGTGGTGTCGAGCATGGTCACCGCCATGCCGCTGCCGACGAGCCAGCCCGGTCCAGGCGCTCGCTGCCCGCGCCGGCCCTCGGCCGCGTCCCGCAGCGCCGAGGAGACGGCGTCGACACACTGGTCCAAGCCGTAGCTGCCGATGCTCACGTCCGCCAGGTCGCCCTGAATGGACACCAGTTCATCCCCGGGCTGCACCAGGTTGCGCCGCCGGAACTCGACCGGGTCCAGACCCAATTGGCGCCCGAACTCGTCCATCGCCGAGTCCATCGCGAACATCATCTGGCTCAGCCCGTACCCGCGGAAGGCACCCGACGGCACCGTGTTCGTGTAGACGGCCCAGCCGTCGACCTGCTTGTTCGCGCACCGGTACATCGACATCGATTCGCCGACCGAGTGGAACAGCACTCCGGCCGAGTGGTTGCCGTAGGCCCCCGTGTCGGACAGGTTCTCCACCTTCATCGCGGTCAGACGTCCGTCGGCGTCGGCGGCCAGTGTGATGGTCATCGTCATCGGATGGCGCGTCGAGGCGCCGACGAACTGCTCGGACCGGGTGTATTCCAGCTGCACGGGACGTCCGGTGCGCAGCGTCGCCAACGCCACGATGTCCTCGGTGAACATCTCCTGCTTGCCGCCGAACCCGCCGCCGAGTCGCTTGGTGAACACCCGTACCCGGTCCCTGGGCAGGTCGAACAGGACGGCGAGGGCATCGCGGGTCAGGAAGGGCGTCTGGCTCGATGTGCGGATCGTCAGCCGGCCGTCCTCGTCGACCCAGCCGATGCAGGCGTGGGTCTCCAGGTGGACGTGCTGCAGGCGCTGGGCCTGGAAGGTGCCGGTGTACACGTGCTGCTCGTCCGGGCCCTCGGCCTCGGCGCGCCTCAGCGCGCCTGGCACGTCGCCGATGTGCGAGTGGACCTCGGCGGCCAGGTTCCGCCGCGGATCGGCGATCCGGCTCGCGGACGCGCTCTTGTCGGCATGCAACTTCGGTGCGGTGGGGTCCATGGCCCGCGCCGGATCGAGCACGGCGGGCAGGACTTGGTAGTCGACGACGATCTTGTCCCGGGCCAGCTCGGCAATGCCGATCGTGTCGGCCACGACGGCCGCGACTCGCTGGCCGACGTGACGCACGGTGCGGTCCAGCAGCCTGGTGTCGCTCGGGTCGTCCGTGGGCTTCTCGTGCCGGGCGGTGGAGTACAGCCGGTCCGGTGCATCGGCGAAGGTCAGCACCGTGTGCACGCCGGGGACCTCCAGCGCGCCGGTGGTGTCGATCGAGCGGATGTAGGCGTGCGGGTGCGGCGAGCGCAGCAGGGACAGGTGCAGCGGCGGGCCCGGCAGCTCGTCGGCGTCGACGTCCAGGGTGTAGCGAGCCGCGCCGGTGACGATCTCCGGTCCAGCGGGGGCGGGCACGTTCTGCCCCACCTCGCCGGTTGCGCCGGGCGTTGCCGGGACCGGCGTGTGGGCGCCGGTGACCGCGTCCTGGATCGGATGGTAACCGGTGCATCGGCAGAGATTTCCCTTCAGCGACCGGGGCAGATCGGCCTTCTGAGGGTCGGTGAGCACCGCGCAGGTCATGATCATGCCGGCCGTGCAGAACCCGCATTGGAAGCCCTGAGCGGTCAGAAAGTCCTGCTGTACCGGGTGAAGCGGCGACGGCACGGTGTCTTCCAGGCCTTCCAGGGTCGTGACCTGAGCTCCGCCGGCCCGCCCGGCCGGGTAGATACAGCTGTGTACCGGTACACCGTCGACGTGCACGGTGCAGGCGCCGCAATCTCCCGAGTCGCAGCCCTTCTTGACCGCCGACCATCCCTCGGACCGGAGGAAGGTGCGCAGACACTGGCCCGGGGCGGGCTCGGCCGCGACCGGCCGGCCGTTGACGATCATGCCGCGGCCGCCAGCTCGTCGCGCACCTCGACGAGCAGCCGCCGGCTCTGATCCGCCCGCCATTCCGGCAGTCCGTGGACGTCGGCGAACCAGGTGACGTTCGCGCGCTCGAGATCGCTCAGCAGGTCCCGCGCGCTGGGCAACCGCCGATAGCGCAACTGCACCGGGGCCGGGGTGGACGCGGTCACGGTGAACACCGTCGTGCCCGTTCCCGGCTGCCGGCGGCCGATCACCAGGGCGGCGGATCGGCCCAGTGCGGTAAGGGATATCTGCCGGAATGCGGTCCGGCTGCGCAGGGCGTCCACCGGCACGGCGATCGAGCGCAGCAGTTCGCCCGGCGCCAGCGCGCTCTCGCGGTTACCGGTCACGAAGTCCGCCACCGGGACCAGTCGCTCGCCGCCGCCCGGGCACCAGATCAGGGCCGTGGCGTCGAGGGCTGCGGTCAGCGAGGTCATGGGGCCGGCGGGAAGCGCCAGGCACACATTGCCGCCCACCGTCGCGGTGTTCCAGACCTTGAACGACCCGAGCAACGCGTGGCAGCACTGGGCGAACAACGGCGCGGCGAGCCAGTCCGACGGTAGCTTCGCCTCGTACAGGCGGGCCAGGGTGCAGGTCGCCGAGATCTCGAGCCCAGCTTCGGATACGGTCAGCCCGGGCCAGCAGGACCGAGTCAGATCGATGAGGCGACGCAGGGCCGGTTGGGGTTCTGAGAACAGCCAGCTTCCGCCGGCCAGGAACGCATCGCCGGGCGACCACGTGGGCAGGTCAGCCCGCTGCTCGATCGAGATCACCTCGGTGATGCTGGGTAGATCCATCGCGAGTCCTCAGACGTCCGGACGCAACGCCGCCGCCGCCCGAGCGGCACCGGCAGCCAGCGCGGCTTCCTCGGCGGTGACCAGGCACCCTCCTTCCACCACCGGAAGACCGTTCACCCAGAGCCGGTCCAGCGTCGGGTTCCCGAACACGAGCGTCGTCACCGGGTCGGCGATACCAGAGCCGGCAAGACCGTCGATCCGCCACAGGGCCAGGTCCGCCAGCTTGCCGGATTCCAGTGAGCCGAGTTCGTCCTGGCGCCCGAGGCAACGCGCGCCGCCGATCGTGGCGGCGGACAGGGCCTGACGGGCGGTGAGGGCGCCCGAGCCGTCTCTGGTCCGCGCGACCAGCAACGCCTGGTGCAATTCGTCGACCATGCCGCCGGACTCGTTGGACGCAGCGCCGTCCACACCCAGGCCGACCGACACGCCGGCGGCGAGCAGGTCGCGCAGCCGGGCCGCTCCCGAACCCAGCCGCCCATTGGAGGTCGGGCAGTGCGCGACGGCCGTGCCGGTCTCGCCGAACCGGCGGACGGCCTCGTCGGACAGGTGAACGCAGTGGGCCAGCCAGACGTCGTCGCCGAGCCAGCCGAGGTCTTCGGCGTACTGGGCGGGCGTGCGTCCGAAGGTCTCCCGGCAGAACGAGTCCTCATCAAGGGTCTCGGCGAGGTGAGTGTGCATCCGTACGCCCTGCAGACCGCTGCTTCGAGCCAGTTCGGCCGAGTCGCGCATGAGTTCGGCGGTGACGGAGAAGGGCGAGCAGGGCGCGACCGCGATACGCAGCATGGACTCGAAGGAGTCATCGTGCCAGCGCGCGATCGCCTCGGCGGTGGCGGCCAGGATCTCGTCGTGGTCCTCGACCACGGAGTCCGGGGGCAGACCACCGGCCGAACGGCCGAGGTTCATCGACCCCCGGCTGGGATGAAAGCGCAGCCCGATGTCGCTCGCCGCCCGGATCTCGGCCTCCAGCAGATCTCCCCCGTGCCGGGGGAAGACGTAGTGGTGGTCGGTGGACGTGGTGCACCCGGTGAGGGCCAGCCAACCCAGATTGGCCGCGGCCGAGTCGTACACCGTGCCGGCGTCGATGCGCGCCCAGATGGGGTACAACGTGGTCAACCAGCCGAACAGCGTGGTATCGGTGGCGTAGCCGCGGGTGACCCATTGGTAGAGGTGATGGTGAGTGTTGACGAAACCAGGGGTGAGCAGGCGACCGGTCCCGTCGATCCGCGTGGCGCCGGCGTAAGCCTGCGGGGCCCGACCCGGGCCGACGGCCACGATCCGGGCGCCGTCGATGACCACGTGTCCCGCGGGGAATTCCGTGCCGGCGGCGTCCACCGTGGCCACGTGGGCATTGTCGATGACGATCACCGTTCCGACCGTCCCTTCTGCCCGCCGAGCCGCCTCAACCGAGCCACCCCGCCAGCGCACTCCACCAGCGCACTCCCCGCCAGCGCACTCCACCGGCCCACTCCACCGGCGACCGTATCCCGTCGGCAACCGCCGTCACTGTTACCGGCGCGCGTTACGGCCATGTTCACAACGGTTTCGGGCGGACGCTAACTGCCGCGGTAGGTGGAGTAGGCGTACGGGCTGAGCAGCAGCGGCACGTGATAGTGCCCGTCCGGCTCGGTGATCGTGAAAGCGACCGAGACCTCCGGATAGAAGGTCTGCTGGCCGAAGTACGCGCCGGTGTCGAAGTGCAGACGGTAGATACCGGCCGCCAGCGTGCCCGCCAGATCCTTCACCCGACCGTCGACGTCGGTCTGCCGGTCGGCCAGCTCAAGCCCCCGCGGCCCGCGCAGCACGACCGATACCCCGACGGCAGGTCGTCCCGTCGTCGCATCCAGAACATGGGTCGAGACACTCATAGGCAGCCCACCTCGGTGCAGCGTGCCCGGTCACGGGCACGCTCGGGTCAAGGACCGCCATCATCGCAGACCCTCGGATCAGCCGCCTGCGACGGCGTGGGCGTGCTCGGCCAGACTCGGCTCACCCAGCAGGTCGGCGATGCACCCGGGGCAGACCGGCTCCGGACCGGTCAGGGCGTGGTTGTGCCGGATCCGGTACACGTCCTGGCGCGGCGTGTCGATCAGCGCGGCTCGGATCATCGCGCGCACCTGGCTCCGGCGAAGGCGGGCGCGCCAGAGGAACACGACGGTGCCACCGACGACCACCAGAAGGTAGACGGCCGCCCAGAGCAGGACGGTCCGCCGCGAGACCAGCAGCAAGAGCACGACCAGGGCCGGCACCCCGACCAGTACGGCCACGACCAGCCTCGTCAGCTGACGGTAGACCGCCCGCACCATCCGCCCGCCCATGGCGCCGATGTCGCACCGCGGGCACCCGGGCACCAGTGACTGCGTGGTCTGATCGGCCAGATTGCTACCCAGCTGGTCCACCGTGTCCAAGGCTCCTCCTCATGGCACCGACCGGAGCGCCTCGCTCAGTAATCGGACCCAGTAGGAAGGACGCAGCAGCGTCGTCTCGATGTCGGGCTGAGCGCAAACTGGCTCAACGCGCTCGGGCGGTGAGTTCTCCTCGCCGTCCCGGTCTACCCACCCAGATGTCGGTACGCCTACAGGCCCGCTCATGGGAGGGTGACGTCATGAGGAAGCTGACGTTCGGCATGAACCTCAGCCTGGACGGCTACATCGCCGCCCCCGGTGACGATCTCGGCTGGGGCGTGCCGTCCGAGGAGCTGTTCCAGTGGTGGTCCGACCGGGTGGGGGCGACGGGTCTGGCCCTGTACGGGCGCAAACTGTGGGAGACGATGAGCTCCCACTGGCCGACCGCCGCCCAGCAACCCGGCGCCACACCGGCGGAGGTCGAGTTCGCCCGGCGCTGGCACGACATGCCGAAGGTGGTGTTCTCCTCGACGCTGAGCACGGTCGACTGGAACACCCGCCTGGTCACCGGCGACGCAATCGCCGAGATCACCCGGCTCAAGGCCGAGGACGGTGGCCCCATCGACATCGGCGGCGCCGCACTGGCCGCCGCGGCGATGCGCGCCGGGCTGATCGACGAGTACGTGCTGGCCACCGCACCGGTCCTGGTGGGCGGCGGCACGCCGTTCTTCCCCGCGCTGGACCACCGGGTGAACCTGAGCCTGATAGAGACCCGGACCTTTACCGGCGGCGTGGTCCTGACCAGGTACGAGACCAGGCGCTGAGCCCGATCATGGGCCCGGTGGGGCAATCGCCCCGCCGGCGCGCAGGATGATCAGGTGTGCGACCAGCGCCGTCCAGCCGGTTTGGTGGCTGGCGCCCAAGCCCCTGCCGGTATCGCCGTCGAAATACTCGCTGAAGGTGACGTGCGGCCACCAGAGCGGGCCGTCCGGATGGTCGCGAGGCGCACCGGGACGACGGCCCTGCGGTCCCGGCCGGAACAGTGCGATCAGCCGGTCGTCGATGTCGTCGGCGAGTTGGCCGAGGTCGACCTGCCGGGCAGAGCCGTCCGTCGCGGCCACGCTCACAGTCATCATCGCCGCCGAACCCGTGCTGTGGGTGCGCAGCGCGTCGGCCAGCAACGTGTTGACCGGGAACCAGACCGGACCCCGCCAGTTGGAGTTTCCGCCGAACAGGGCGCTGTCGGACTCGGCCGCTACGTAGGCGATCGCGAACTCGCGGCCCTCGATGGTGACCCGCAGGGGCTGCCGGTACGCGGCCGACAGTGATCGGACCCCGTTCGGGGACAGGAATTCCGACTCATCGGCCAGCCGACGCACGAGCGGCAACAGTCGGGTCGTGTCCACCAGCGACAGGGTCAACCGGTCCCCGTCCAGGGCATGGGTGGCGACCAGGCCGCGGACCGCGTCCGGGCGTCGTTTGACCAGCCAGCGCAGGCGCGCGGTGAAGTCGGGCAGGTCGGACGTGACCCACGAGGGCACCTGCGCCACCGCCAGGATCGGCAGCAGGCCGACCAGGGAACGCACCGGCAGCCGCTGATGGCTTCCGTCCGGCTCCACCAGCACGTCGTAGAAGAACTCGTCGTCGGGATCCCACAGCGACACCGATTGGCTTCCGAAGGACGACAGCGCCTGGGCGATCGAGAGGAAGTGCTCCAGGAACTTCGTGGCCATGTCGTCCCAAGCCGTGTCGTGCCGGGCCAGCT is from Jatrophihabitans telluris and encodes:
- a CDS encoding FAD binding domain-containing protein, yielding MDLPSITEVISIEQRADLPTWSPGDAFLAGGSWLFSEPQPALRRLIDLTRSCWPGLTVSEAGLEISATCTLARLYEAKLPSDWLAAPLFAQCCHALLGSFKVWNTATVGGNVCLALPAGPMTSLTAALDATALIWCPGGGERLVPVADFVTGNRESALAPGELLRSIAVPVDALRSRTAFRQISLTALGRSAALVIGRRQPGTGTTVFTVTASTPAPVQLRYRRLPSARDLLSDLERANVTWFADVHGLPEWRADQSRRLLVEVRDELAAAA
- the uraH gene encoding hydroxyisourate hydrolase, with the protein product MSVSTHVLDATTGRPAVGVSVVLRGPRGLELADRQTDVDGRVKDLAGTLAAGIYRLHFDTGAYFGQQTFYPEVSVAFTITEPDGHYHVPLLLSPYAYSTYRGS
- the pucL gene encoding factor-independent urate hydroxylase, producing MVTLGFNRYGKAEVRVVRVSRGTGPDGSDEIRDWNVSSSLSGDLAGSHLTGDNSHVLPTDTQKNTDYAFAKRLGAVEPEVYALALGRHFVQTQEPITRARMSVEEFGWRRLSGPHSFARDAGSVRTTTVIVDRELGTSIVSGIKDLTVLNTTNSEFWGFPRDEYTTMAETRDRMLATQVSAQWRFRPETAGEDTDFAAVYAQATEALLAAFAQTYSYSLQQSLYAMGERILADVPALCEVRLALPNKHHFLVDLQPFGLTNDNEVYYAADRPYGLIEGRVLADDAPDEGIAFS
- a CDS encoding 8-oxoguanine deaminase → MIVIDNAHVATVDAAGTEFPAGHVVIDGARIVAVGPGRAPQAYAGATRIDGTGRLLTPGFVNTHHHLYQWVTRGYATDTTLFGWLTTLYPIWARIDAGTVYDSAAANLGWLALTGCTTSTDHHYVFPRHGGDLLEAEIRAASDIGLRFHPSRGSMNLGRSAGGLPPDSVVEDHDEILAATAEAIARWHDDSFESMLRIAVAPCSPFSVTAELMRDSAELARSSGLQGVRMHTHLAETLDEDSFCRETFGRTPAQYAEDLGWLGDDVWLAHCVHLSDEAVRRFGETGTAVAHCPTSNGRLGSGAARLRDLLAAGVSVGLGVDGAASNESGGMVDELHQALLVARTRDGSGALTARQALSAATIGGARCLGRQDELGSLESGKLADLALWRIDGLAGSGIADPVTTLVFGNPTLDRLWVNGLPVVEGGCLVTAEEAALAAGAARAAAALRPDV
- a CDS encoding dihydrofolate reductase family protein, producing MRKLTFGMNLSLDGYIAAPGDDLGWGVPSEELFQWWSDRVGATGLALYGRKLWETMSSHWPTAAQQPGATPAEVEFARRWHDMPKVVFSSTLSTVDWNTRLVTGDAIAEITRLKAEDGGPIDIGGAALAAAAMRAGLIDEYVLATAPVLVGGGTPFFPALDHRVNLSLIETRTFTGGVVLTRYETRR
- a CDS encoding molybdopterin-dependent oxidoreductase; translated protein: MIVNGRPVAAEPAPGQCLRTFLRSEGWSAVKKGCDSGDCGACTVHVDGVPVHSCIYPAGRAGGAQVTTLEGLEDTVPSPLHPVQQDFLTAQGFQCGFCTAGMIMTCAVLTDPQKADLPRSLKGNLCRCTGYHPIQDAVTGAHTPVPATPGATGEVGQNVPAPAGPEIVTGAARYTLDVDADELPGPPLHLSLLRSPHPHAYIRSIDTTGALEVPGVHTVLTFADAPDRLYSTARHEKPTDDPSDTRLLDRTVRHVGQRVAAVVADTIGIAELARDKIVVDYQVLPAVLDPARAMDPTAPKLHADKSASASRIADPRRNLAAEVHSHIGDVPGALRRAEAEGPDEQHVYTGTFQAQRLQHVHLETHACIGWVDEDGRLTIRTSSQTPFLTRDALAVLFDLPRDRVRVFTKRLGGGFGGKQEMFTEDIVALATLRTGRPVQLEYTRSEQFVGASTRHPMTMTITLAADADGRLTAMKVENLSDTGAYGNHSAGVLFHSVGESMSMYRCANKQVDGWAVYTNTVPSGAFRGYGLSQMMFAMDSAMDEFGRQLGLDPVEFRRRNLVQPGDELVSIQGDLADVSIGSYGLDQCVDAVSSALRDAAEGRRGQRAPGPGWLVGSGMAVTMLDTTPPGGHIAQCRIAQRPDGTFELTVGTAEFGNGTATVHTQIAATALGVPSAAITLVQSDTDRIGHDTGAYGSTGTMVAGAATWQAATRLRELIEATIDGGPLLSAEGSASGTPRSVGFNVHGFRVAVNPASGELRILYSIQAADAGTVINPRQCAGQVRGGVAQALGAARYEHVDLDPDTGEVLTSTLRSYHIPAMADVPPTDVVFAASYEELGPLGAKPMSESPFNPVAPALANAVRDATGVRLTVLPMSADRLYLALKHADTARSNT